The following nucleotide sequence is from Saccharothrix texasensis.
CGTGGCCGGGCCGGTCACGGCGACCGTGCAGGAGGCGTTGGCGCGCAGCGAGAGGCCGCCGAGGAGCACTTCGAGGCCGGCGGCGTCCTCGGGGTTGCCGACCAGGCGGTTGGCGAGCGCGAGCGAGGGTCGGTCCAGGGCGCCGGAGGGCGGGACGCCCAGGTACGCGTGGCCGGGCCGGCCCAGGTCCTGGACCAGGGCCTGCGGGCCGGTGCGCAGCACGGTGAGGGTGCGCGAGCGGCGGGCTCGGGGGTCGTCCCGGGGGTGGGACTCCCGCGGCTCGACGGGAGGGCTCTCGCGGTCGCGGGTGGTCATCGGAGGGCCTCGAAGCGGACGCGGTCGCCGGGGGTGAGCAGGGCCGGGGTGGGGCGGCGCGGGTCGAACAGGGGCGCGTCGGTCCGGCCGATGAGCCGCCAGCCGCCGGGGGTGGCGCGGGGGTAGGCGGCGGTGAACTCGCCCGCCACGCCCACCGAACCCGCCGGGACCTTCGTGCGCGGCGAGTCCAGGCGTGGTTGGCGCAGCGGCTCGGGCAGACCGGTCAGGTAGGCGAAGCCGGGCGCGAAACCGCAGAAGGCCACCCGGTAGTCGGCGCCGGTGTGCAGCGCGACCACCTCGGCCGCGGTCAGGCCCGCCGTCTCGGCGACCAGGTCCAGGTCGGGGCCGTCGTAGTGGACGCCGATGACCACCTCGTCGCCCGCGGCCCCCGCGTGGTGGACGAGGTCGGCGGTGGTCAGGACCTCGCGGACGGCGCGCAGCCCGCCCGGCCGGGTGACGACCAGGACGGTGCGGGCGGCCGGGACCAGCTCGACCACGTCCGGCAGCCCCGCGACGGCGGCGCGCACGGACTCCACCTCGCCGAGCGAACCCACCTCGACGAGCACCGCGTCGTCGCCGCACCGCCGCAACTGCATGGGACCAGATTAGATGAGGATTGTTGAACAATCCACTCCGGCGGCCGGGTTGGTGACGCCGGAGGCGGCGCCACCCGACTCAGCCGACGATGCGCTTCAGGTGGGCCGAGGTGTGCGGCTGGAGCGGTTGGCCGACCATGGCCCGCTCCTCGACGTACGCCAGGTCGCCGTTGTTGACGATGCCGTACAGCCGCTGCGCGCCGGTGACCTCCTTGGCGGTCGCCGTGCGCACCACCGCGTCCGTGGTGATCTCCCACGACGTCTGGTTGCGCGGCTTGCCGTAGTACAGCTCCACGATCCCGGTGTTGTGCGTGATCAGCACCTCGATCGTGTCGTCCGGCTGCGGGCGCCAGAAACCGGTCTCCCGGGCCGCCTGGCGGATCACGCCGCCGTCCTCGTCCAGCAGCCACGCGCGGGCCTCGTAGTACAGGAACGGCCTGCCGTCGTGGGCGAACGTGATCTGCTGCCCGTACCGGAACGGGCCGTCGATCGTCGGGTACACGACCTCGCCCTCGCCGCGCCACACGCCGACCAGCGGCAGCAGCGCCAGGCACGCGTCGTGCAGGGAGGGGCCGGAGCGCAGGTTCGCCGTGTCCGCCGGGATCGGCAGGTCGTCGAACTGCGGCAGGTTGCGCGCCCCGGTCACCGAGGCGCGCGAAGCGGCGGCCTGCACGGCCGCGTCACCACTGCCCGGAACGGGCCCGTTGTCGCTCACCGCTGGTCGGAGAACAGGCGGTACACCACGTACCCGGCGAACCACACGACCAGCAGGGACACGAGGACCAGCAGTCCTGTGAAGAAGTGTTCCACCCGGCCAGTTTAGGCACCCGGCCCCGGACGCCGCCGACCCCGGTGGCGAACGCCACCGGGGTCGGCGAGGGGTAGCGCCGGGGGCAGCCCGTGCGCTCCCCGGGTATCGGGGTGTGGTCTCAGGCCACCGCGACCTCGACCGGGTGCACGCCCGGCCCCTCCGCGCTGACCGACGCCTGCCCGTTGCCCGAGCGGTGCAGCGCGCGGATGGTCCACGTGCCGGGCGCGGCGAAGAACCGGAAGTCGCCCTCGGCCGAGGACACGACCTCGGCGGTGAACTCGCCCGAGGCGTCCAGCAGGCGCACGAACGCGCCGCCGACCGGGGCGCCCTCGGACCTGACCTTGCCGGACAGCACGACCTCGTTCGCGCCGACCTGGATGTCCACGCCCTGCTCGGGCGCGCCGCAACCGTCCAGACTCATGATCAGGCCTCCTTGCCGCTGCCGAGCTCGACCGGCACGCCGACGAGCGAGCCGTACTCGGTCCAGGAACCGTCGTAGTTCTTCACGTCCTCGTGGCCGAGCAGCTCGTGCAGCGCGAACCACGTGTGCGACGAGCGCTCGCCGATGCGGCAGTAGGCGATCGTCTTGCGGGAGCCGTCGAAGCCGGCCTCGCCGTAGATCTCGGCCAGTTCCTCGTTGGACCGGAACGTGCCGTCCTCGTTGGCCGCCTTGCTCCACGGCACGTTGATCGCGCTCGGGATGTGGCCGGCGCGCTGCGCCTGCTCCTGCGGCAGGTGGGCGGGCGCGAGCAGCTTGCCGGAGAACTCGTCGGGCGAGCGCACGTCGACCAGGTTCTTGTTGCCGATGGCGTCGACGACCTCGTCGCGGAACGCGCGGATCGCCAGGTCCTGCTCCTGGGCGGTGTAGCTGGTCGCCGGGCGCTCGACCTGCTCCTTGTCCAGCGGGCGGCCGTCGAGCTCCCACTTCTTGCGGCCGCCGTCGAGCAGCTTCACCGCGTCGTGGCCGTAGAGCTTGAAGTACCAGTAGGCGTAGGCGGCGAACCAGTTGTTGTTGCCGCCGTAGAGGACGACCGTGTCGTCGTTGGAGATGCCCTTGGCCGACAGCAGCTTCTCGAAGCCCGCGCGGTCGACGAAGTCGCGCCGCACCGGGTCCTGGAGCTCGTTCCTCCAGTCGATCTTCACCGCGCCCGGGATGTGGCCGCCGTCGTAGGCGGTGGTGTCCTCGTCCACCTCCACGAACACCACGCCGGGCGCGCTGAGGTTCTCCTCGGACCAAGCGGCCGAGACCAGGACGTCTTCACGGCTCATCGAGCTGCTCCAATTTCTTCGTTGCTTACTGCTACTTCTGTCACTGGGGTCGGGCGAGCGCGGGTGCGTGGCGGCGCAGGAGCAGGAACAGCTCGCAGCCCAGGCACAGGCCGAGCGCGGCGTTGAGCAGCGCGGCGACCAGTGCGGCGGACGTGGCGACGACTCCGAGCGCGGTGAGTCCGGTGGTGTAGCCGATCG
It contains:
- a CDS encoding 5-oxoprolinase subunit B family protein; amino-acid sequence: MQLRRCGDDAVLVEVGSLGEVESVRAAVAGLPDVVELVPAARTVLVVTRPGGLRAVREVLTTADLVHHAGAAGDEVVIGVHYDGPDLDLVAETAGLTAAEVVALHTGADYRVAFCGFAPGFAYLTGLPEPLRQPRLDSPRTKVPAGSVGVAGEFTAAYPRATPGGWRLIGRTDAPLFDPRRPTPALLTPGDRVRFEALR
- a CDS encoding FABP family protein; translation: MSDNGPVPGSGDAAVQAAASRASVTGARNLPQFDDLPIPADTANLRSGPSLHDACLALLPLVGVWRGEGEVVYPTIDGPFRYGQQITFAHDGRPFLYYEARAWLLDEDGGVIRQAARETGFWRPQPDDTIEVLITHNTGIVELYYGKPRNQTSWEITTDAVVRTATAKEVTGAQRLYGIVNNGDLAYVEERAMVGQPLQPHTSAHLKRIVG
- a CDS encoding DUF1416 domain-containing protein, which encodes MSLDGCGAPEQGVDIQVGANEVVLSGKVRSEGAPVGGAFVRLLDASGEFTAEVVSSAEGDFRFFAAPGTWTIRALHRSGNGQASVSAEGPGVHPVEVAVA
- a CDS encoding sulfurtransferase; translation: MSREDVLVSAAWSEENLSAPGVVFVEVDEDTTAYDGGHIPGAVKIDWRNELQDPVRRDFVDRAGFEKLLSAKGISNDDTVVLYGGNNNWFAAYAYWYFKLYGHDAVKLLDGGRKKWELDGRPLDKEQVERPATSYTAQEQDLAIRAFRDEVVDAIGNKNLVDVRSPDEFSGKLLAPAHLPQEQAQRAGHIPSAINVPWSKAANEDGTFRSNEELAEIYGEAGFDGSRKTIAYCRIGERSSHTWFALHELLGHEDVKNYDGSWTEYGSLVGVPVELGSGKEA